TGCCGGTGACGAGGAGCGCGCGCGCGAGCTGCTGGCCCAATGGCAGCAGGTCGATGCGGCGGAACTGCCGCGGCGCGAGATCGTGCGCCACGTGATCGAGTATTCGGTGCTGGCCGCGCACCGCCACGTGTTCGGCGTGCTGGCCTGGTTCTCGGTGCTGGCCGCCTTCGGCCTCGGCCCGGCCGGGGCGGTCTTCTACCGCATGAGCGAATTCGTCACCCGCTACTGGCGCCACCGCAGCCGGCTGAAGGCGCAGCCCGCCAGCGAGGCGCTGCAGTCCGCTGCCAGCCGGGCCTGGTCGGCGATCGACTGGCTGCCGGCGCGCATCACGGCGCTGGCCTTTGCCGTGGTCGGCAGCTTCGAGGAGGCGATCGACTGCTGGCGCCACCACGCGCAGCGCTTTCCCGACGACAACGACGGCGTGGTGCTGGCCGCCACCTCGGGCGCCGTCGGCGTGCGGCTGGGCGGCGAGGCGTTGCGCTCGGCCTTCGCGCCGAACGGCTCCCCGTCGTTCAGCGTGGCGGCGGCCGGCGCACCCGAGGCGCCGGACAGCGAGAGCACCCCCGGCCGCGACGCCGAACCCGCCCACCTGCGCAGCATCGTCGGCCTGGTCTGGCGCTCGGTGGTGCTGTGGATGGTGCTGCTGGCGCTGCTGACGCTGGCGAATTTGCTGGGGTGAGGGCCCGTCGCGGCCTGATGCCCGCATCGATGTCATCCCGGCGCAAGCCGGGAGCCATCACCCGGGCGCGACACACGTGTGCGCTTGTTCTTCGCTGGAAGTGGATGGCGGGTCGAGCCCGCCATGACGCCTTCTAATAGCGCTGCGGCGCGCTCAGCTCGTCGAACAGGTCGCAGTAGATCCGGTAGCGGTTGGCTGTGACCGGGTGCTCGGCCTCGGCGTGGGCGGCGGCGGAGATCACCGCGCAGCCGGGCTCGTGCCGGTGGGTGCAGTTGTAGAAGCGGCACTGGCCCAGGTGCGGCTTGAGGTCGCGCATCAGCTCCGCCAGCTGCATCGGCTCGATGTGGTGCAGCCCGAACTCCTGGAACCCCGGCGAATCGATCAGCGCCGTGGTGCGCGCTTCGTCCACCCAGTACCAGGTGGTGCTGGTGGTGGTGTGCTTGCCCGCATTGAGCGCGCGCGAGATCTCGCCGGTCTGGGCCGTGGCGCCGGGCACCAGCAGGTTGATCAGGGTGCTCTTGCCGGCGCCCGAAGGGCCCAGCACCAGCGTCGTCTTGCCCTGCAGGTGCGCCACCAGGTGCTGGCGGTCCACCTCGCCGGACAGGCGCAGCGACAGCGGCAGCACGCCGTAGCCCATCTGCTGATAGGGCAGCAGCCGGGTCCAGGCGCGCTCGAACGGCTCGACCAGGTCGCTCTTGTTCAAGGCGACCAGGGGCGTGATGCGCTCGGCCTCGGCCGCGATCAGCGCGCGGGCCAGCTGCTGCTCGGAGAACTCCGGCTCGGCCGCGATCAGCAGCAGGACCTGGTCGAGGTTGGCAGCGAAGGACTTGGTGCGCACCTCGTCCTGCCGGTAGAACAGGTTGCGACGCGGCTCGACCTTCTCGATGCTGCCTTCGTCGTGGGCCGGCAGCCATTGCACGCGGTCGCCCACCACCGCCTGCGTCTTCTTGCCGCGCGGGTGGCAGATGCGCCGCGATCCGTCCGGGGACTCCACCAGCACGTGGCGGCCGAACCCGGCCACCACCAGGCCGGGCGACAGGCCGGCGCGATCAGACAAGGGCGCCGTCCATCAGGCCAGCAGCGCGTCGACCCGGGCCGCGCACTCGAAGTCCGTGGCCGACAGGCCTTGCACGTCGTGGGTGCTGAAGCGGACCACGCAGCGGTTGTAGTGCACCGACAGGTCGGGGTGGTGGTCCTGCCCGTGGGCGACGAAGGCCACCGCGTTCACGAATGCAAGGGTCTCGTAGTAGTCGGCGAAGTGGAAGGTCTTCTCGATCGCGACATCGGGCCCGTCGCCGGTGAGCTGCCACCCCGGGATCGAGCCCAGGCGCGACACCACTTCGGTCGGCGTCAACGCCCGGCGTGCGACGCCCGCCCAGTCCTTTTTCTTCAGCATCGAACTCATGGTGTGCCTCCGGCCGCGGCCATCCTCGCCAGCCGCTCGGATGCGGGCGGGTGCGAGTAGTAGAACCTGACATACAGCGGGTCGGGCGTGAGCGTCGAGGCGTTGTCCTCGTACAGCTTCAGCAGCGCGTTGCGCAGGTCGCGCGAGCCGGTCTGGGCGACGGCGAAGGCATCGGCCTGGAACTCGTTGCGGCGCGACAGCTGCGCGAGCAGGGGTGAGATGAAGAAGGTGAACAGCGGCACCACCAGCAGGAACAGCAGCAGCGCCAGCGCGTCGTTCGGGCCTTCCAGGTTGGGACCCACGCCCAGCCCGGTATAGAACCAGGGCTGGCGCGACAGGTAGCCGAGCAGCCAGAAGCCGACCGCGCTGAAGGCGAACAGCAGGGCGATCATCTTGACCAGGTGCTTGTGCCGGAAATGGCCCAGTTCGTGCGCCAGCACCGCATCCACCTCGTCGGCCGTCAGCCGCGACAGCAGCGTGTCGAAGAACACCACCCGCTTGGCGGCGCCGAAGCCGGTGAAGTAGGCATTGGCATGGGCGCTGCGCCGGCTGCCGTCCATCACGAACAGGCCCTTGGCGCGGAAGCCGCAGCGCTGCATCAGCGCGGTGA
The sequence above is a segment of the Ramlibacter tataouinensis genome. Coding sequences within it:
- a CDS encoding 4a-hydroxytetrahydrobiopterin dehydratase, whose amino-acid sequence is MSSMLKKKDWAGVARRALTPTEVVSRLGSIPGWQLTGDGPDVAIEKTFHFADYYETLAFVNAVAFVAHGQDHHPDLSVHYNRCVVRFSTHDVQGLSATDFECAARVDALLA
- a CDS encoding CobD/CbiB family protein, which translates into the protein MSFFAILFALLIEQVRPLARHNPIHAGLRAWARWASRNFDAGKAHHGWIAWCVAVVLPALAALGIHWALVFWVGWPAAMLWSVAVLYVTLGFRQFSHHFTAIRDALDAGDEERARELLAQWQQVDAAELPRREIVRHVIEYSVLAAHRHVFGVLAWFSVLAAFGLGPAGAVFYRMSEFVTRYWRHRSRLKAQPASEALQSAASRAWSAIDWLPARITALAFAVVGSFEEAIDCWRHHAQRFPDDNDGVVLAATSGAVGVRLGGEALRSAFAPNGSPSFSVAAAGAPEAPDSESTPGRDAEPAHLRSIVGLVWRSVVLWMVLLALLTLANLLG
- the rsgA gene encoding ribosome small subunit-dependent GTPase A, yielding MSDRAGLSPGLVVAGFGRHVLVESPDGSRRICHPRGKKTQAVVGDRVQWLPAHDEGSIEKVEPRRNLFYRQDEVRTKSFAANLDQVLLLIAAEPEFSEQQLARALIAAEAERITPLVALNKSDLVEPFERAWTRLLPYQQMGYGVLPLSLRLSGEVDRQHLVAHLQGKTTLVLGPSGAGKSTLINLLVPGATAQTGEISRALNAGKHTTTSTTWYWVDEARTTALIDSPGFQEFGLHHIEPMQLAELMRDLKPHLGQCRFYNCTHRHEPGCAVISAAAHAEAEHPVTANRYRIYCDLFDELSAPQRY